The Brasilonema sennae CENA114 genome includes a region encoding these proteins:
- a CDS encoding Crp/Fnr family transcriptional regulator, which produces MSISSRFQNPPEQNTKLSFKARSFLPLKHNSLLKIETGVVRIITWHEDGTLVTLGIWGPGDIVGQAFSKLEPYQIECLTKVEVTIVPLEGWFPFTDVMLAHIQQAEELMIIRSHKTVEVMLIKLLGWLVKKFGREVKSGHLIDLRLTHQDIADMLNSTRVTITRVLTQLEEQGLIHRLPLHRIVLKEEELWHYEI; this is translated from the coding sequence ATGTCTATTTCATCACGTTTTCAAAATCCTCCTGAACAAAACACCAAACTTAGCTTTAAGGCCCGTTCATTCTTACCCCTGAAGCACAATAGTTTGTTAAAAATTGAAACGGGAGTTGTGCGAATTATCACTTGGCATGAAGATGGTACGCTTGTGACTTTGGGTATTTGGGGACCTGGAGATATCGTTGGTCAAGCGTTTTCTAAACTTGAACCATATCAGATAGAGTGTCTAACTAAAGTAGAGGTAACCATAGTGCCTTTAGAAGGGTGGTTTCCATTCACGGATGTTATGCTTGCCCATATTCAACAAGCAGAAGAATTGATGATTATTCGTAGCCATAAAACAGTGGAAGTCATGCTTATTAAACTCCTAGGTTGGTTAGTAAAAAAATTTGGTCGAGAGGTAAAAAGCGGACATCTCATTGACTTACGCCTAACTCATCAAGATATTGCTGATATGCTTAATTCAACTCGCGTGACAATCACTCGCGTCCTCACTCAGTTAGAGGAACAGGGGTTGATTCATCGTCTTCCCTTGCATCGGATTGTCTTAAAAGAAGAAGAACTTTGGCACTATGAAATATAG
- a CDS encoding NIL domain-containing protein: MITAVFKSSSITKIRLRLQIPGHYQQEPVISRLIAIYGLVVNITGAMLGKQTNGEGCFDLELRGTVAQIRHGLAYLESLNLKIVGKPNTEGDGWSC; encoded by the coding sequence ATGATTACAGCAGTTTTTAAAAGCAGCAGTATCACAAAGATTCGCTTACGCCTACAGATTCCCGGACATTACCAACAAGAACCTGTGATTTCTCGCCTGATTGCCATTTATGGTTTAGTCGTTAATATTACGGGCGCAATGCTAGGAAAACAGACCAATGGAGAGGGATGCTTTGACTTGGAACTTCGTGGGACAGTAGCACAAATTAGGCATGGTTTAGCTTACCTGGAATCTTTAAATCTAAAAATTGTAGGTAAGCCAAACACTGAAGGAGATGGCTGGTCTTGCTAA
- a CDS encoding NIL domain-containing protein: protein MVSDNQLTHKRIRIRIPKDYHQEPVISRLVSDYGLIVNITAAMLGSNGVGDGWFDLDLQGTSAQIDSALIYINDLNLEIWHDIDTGSW, encoded by the coding sequence ATGGTTTCAGACAATCAGCTCACCCACAAACGAATTCGGATCAGAATTCCAAAAGACTATCACCAAGAACCTGTCATTTCTCGCTTGGTGTCAGACTATGGTCTCATTGTGAATATCACAGCTGCTATGTTGGGTTCTAATGGTGTTGGAGATGGTTGGTTTGACCTAGATTTACAAGGAACTTCTGCACAAATTGATAGTGCGTTGATCTACATCAATGACTTGAATCTAGAAATTTGGCACGACATCGACACAGGGAGTTGGTGA
- the cysW gene encoding sulfate ABC transporter permease subunit CysW — protein MTQSDDFPQPHFHSTTGAEPNTQKRVKPRNIAPVILIGIAVFYLALVIYIPAINVFVQAFKGGIGTFFSNLSAPNFIHAAWLTVALAVITVPINTVFGLCAAWAIARRQFPGRAFLLSIIDLPFSISPVVAGLMVVLLYGRNGWFGPALQALDFKVIFAFPGMVLATAFVSMPFVAREVIPVLEEIGGDQEEAAKTLGANEWQIFWRITLPNIRWGLLYGLLLTNARAMGEFGAVSVVSGNIEGKTQSLPLFIEDSYKQYQTEAAFSAAVLLGLLAVVTLVVKEIVERNTGKKTNVKH, from the coding sequence ATGACGCAAAGTGATGATTTTCCACAACCACATTTTCATTCAACGACAGGAGCAGAACCAAATACTCAAAAGCGTGTTAAACCAAGAAATATTGCGCCAGTCATTTTGATTGGGATCGCAGTGTTCTATTTGGCTTTGGTAATCTATATTCCTGCTATCAATGTCTTCGTCCAAGCTTTTAAAGGTGGAATTGGTACCTTCTTTTCTAACCTCAGCGCACCCAACTTTATTCATGCAGCTTGGTTGACGGTAGCTTTGGCTGTCATTACTGTACCTATAAATACAGTATTTGGTTTGTGTGCAGCTTGGGCGATCGCCCGCCGCCAATTCCCAGGTCGTGCTTTTCTTTTAAGCATTATCGACCTGCCCTTTTCTATCTCGCCTGTAGTTGCAGGACTCATGGTTGTACTACTTTACGGGCGCAATGGCTGGTTCGGTCCCGCTTTACAAGCATTGGATTTCAAAGTTATCTTCGCTTTTCCGGGGATGGTACTGGCGACAGCATTCGTGAGTATGCCCTTTGTTGCGCGTGAAGTGATTCCCGTTCTAGAGGAGATAGGTGGTGACCAAGAAGAAGCAGCGAAAACGCTGGGTGCAAATGAGTGGCAGATATTTTGGCGCATCACCTTGCCAAATATCCGTTGGGGTTTGCTCTACGGCTTACTCTTAACCAACGCTAGAGCAATGGGTGAATTTGGTGCTGTTTCGGTAGTTTCTGGAAACATTGAAGGCAAAACTCAGAGCTTACCTTTATTTATAGAGGATTCCTACAAACAGTATCAAACTGAAGCAGCGTTTTCGGCTGCTGTCTTGTTAGGACTGCTTGCAGTCGTGACTTTGGTGGTGAAGGAGATTGTGGAACGGAATACAGGTAAGAAAACAAATGTAAAACATTAA
- the cysT gene encoding sulfate ABC transporter permease subunit CysT: MTISSPPSSSQEKQVRRKLPGWKSYLVGLAKLPWTWRITFLYLAVMLFLPVTAMLLKAGTEPPAKFWEIATSEIALSTYQVTFLTALAAGLINGVFGTLIAWVFVRYDFPFKRLLDATVDLPFALPTAVAGLTLATVYSDNGWIGSLLAPFGIKIAFTRAGVAIAMIFISLPFIVRTVQPVLLEMEKETEEAAWSLGASESQTFWKVILPPLFPSILTGVALGFSRAVGEYGSTVIVASNTPFNDLIAPVLIFQRLEQYDYSGATVIGVVLLTISLVMLLGINLLQAWGRRYDAK; the protein is encoded by the coding sequence ATGACTATATCTTCACCTCCATCATCTTCACAGGAAAAACAGGTTCGTCGAAAACTTCCAGGTTGGAAGAGCTACCTGGTTGGTTTGGCTAAGCTTCCCTGGACATGGCGAATTACTTTCTTGTACTTAGCTGTAATGTTGTTTTTACCAGTAACTGCGATGTTACTGAAAGCAGGTACTGAACCTCCTGCTAAGTTTTGGGAAATTGCCACCAGTGAAATTGCGCTCTCGACATACCAAGTCACTTTTTTAACAGCCCTAGCAGCAGGTCTCATCAATGGTGTCTTTGGCACACTTATTGCTTGGGTCTTTGTCCGCTATGATTTTCCTTTTAAGCGTTTGCTTGATGCCACCGTAGATTTACCGTTTGCATTACCAACGGCAGTAGCAGGGCTAACCCTAGCAACCGTTTACAGTGACAACGGCTGGATTGGCTCTTTATTAGCACCATTTGGGATCAAGATAGCTTTCACTCGCGCAGGTGTAGCAATAGCAATGATATTCATATCCTTACCATTTATCGTCAGAACAGTACAACCTGTACTGCTAGAGATGGAAAAGGAAACTGAAGAAGCAGCTTGGAGCTTGGGTGCATCTGAGTCGCAAACTTTCTGGAAGGTTATTCTACCACCGTTATTTCCCTCGATATTGACAGGTGTTGCTTTGGGTTTCTCTCGTGCAGTCGGGGAGTATGGTTCGACCGTCATTGTAGCCTCCAACACTCCCTTCAATGACTTAATTGCACCTGTGCTTATTTTCCAGCGCTTAGAGCAGTATGACTATTCTGGAGCCACGGTTATTGGCGTAGTGTTACTCACAATTTCGTTGGTAATGCTGCTGGGAATTAATCTTTTACAAGCTTGGGGACGAAGATATGACGCAAAGTGA
- a CDS encoding sulfate ABC transporter substrate-binding protein, giving the protein MSFWQHILESKQIFLKIVNKFRLNSIKGFLSLFLVGVSLSVAIAACSGNGASNSSTSTDAGGSTATPVAANKQDVRLTLVSFAVTKAAHDAIIPKFVEQWKKEHNQNVSFDQSYGGSGSQTRAVIDGLEADVVHLALGLDVDKIQKAKLIEPGWEKEFPNNAIVSKSVAALVTRPGNPKGLKTWADLAKDNVKLITADPKTSGIARWNFLALWNSVAKTGGGDQKALEFVTKVYKNVPILTKDAREATDIFAKRGQGDALINYENEIILAQQKGEKVDYVIPDVNVSIDNPIAIVDQNVDKHRNREVAEAFVKYLYTPEAQQEFAKVGFRPIEETPQTKELASKYPKVKSLGTVQDYGGWDSIQKKFFEDGAVFDQIQAKK; this is encoded by the coding sequence ATGAGTTTTTGGCAGCATATCTTGGAATCAAAGCAAATATTCTTAAAAATAGTTAATAAATTTAGGCTGAATTCTATAAAAGGCTTTCTGTCACTGTTTTTGGTGGGAGTAAGTTTGAGTGTAGCGATCGCCGCTTGCTCTGGTAACGGTGCGAGTAATTCCTCCACTAGCACTGATGCAGGTGGTTCCACAGCAACTCCTGTAGCTGCCAACAAGCAAGATGTGAGATTAACTCTTGTTTCTTTTGCCGTCACAAAAGCAGCTCATGACGCCATTATTCCAAAATTCGTGGAACAGTGGAAGAAAGAACATAACCAGAATGTCTCCTTTGATCAAAGCTATGGGGGTTCTGGTTCTCAAACCCGTGCTGTGATTGATGGTTTAGAAGCAGATGTTGTTCACCTAGCACTTGGGTTAGACGTAGACAAGATTCAGAAGGCTAAGTTAATTGAGCCAGGATGGGAGAAAGAATTTCCCAATAATGCCATTGTCTCCAAATCTGTTGCTGCATTAGTCACTCGCCCAGGTAATCCAAAAGGTCTCAAAACTTGGGCAGATTTGGCAAAGGATAACGTAAAGTTAATTACCGCTGACCCCAAAACCTCTGGTATAGCTCGTTGGAACTTCCTCGCGCTTTGGAATTCTGTCGCGAAAACAGGAGGAGGAGATCAAAAAGCGCTAGAGTTTGTGACCAAGGTGTACAAAAATGTGCCTATTTTAACAAAAGATGCTCGTGAAGCAACTGATATCTTTGCTAAGCGGGGTCAAGGGGATGCGCTAATCAACTACGAAAACGAGATTATTCTTGCGCAACAAAAGGGCGAAAAAGTAGATTACGTCATTCCTGATGTAAACGTCTCCATCGACAATCCAATCGCAATTGTAGATCAGAACGTCGATAAACACCGAAATCGGGAAGTTGCTGAAGCTTTTGTCAAATACTTGTACACTCCAGAAGCACAGCAGGAATTTGCCAAAGTGGGATTCCGACCTATAGAAGAAACTCCACAGACCAAGGAACTTGCTAGCAAATATCCCAAGGTCAAAAGTCTAGGTACAGTTCAAGATTACGGTGGCTGGGACTCTATTCAGAAGAAGTTCTTTGAAGATGGGGCTGTTTTTGACCAAATTCAAGCAAAAAAATAG
- a CDS encoding class II glutamine amidotransferase, with protein MCQLLGMNCNVPTDICFSFEGFSTRGGKTDDHRDGWGIAFFEGKGCRFFLDAKPSVFSPVAEFVRHYPIHSTHVIAHIRKATQGKVTLENCHPFRRELWGRYWVFAHNGDLPGFDPKDFSFYQPVGNTDSEKAFCLILERFREYFPQKKPPLEKLYSVLKEVSEKLAQKGIFNYLLSDGEHFFAHCSTKLSYIVRQAPFAAAHLIDQDVTVDFSELTSPSDRVAVIATTPLTDNEVWTQILPGELLVFQDGLPHKFP; from the coding sequence ATGTGCCAACTGCTGGGAATGAATTGCAATGTACCAACTGATATTTGCTTTTCTTTTGAGGGCTTTTCGACGCGGGGAGGCAAAACTGACGACCATCGCGATGGTTGGGGAATTGCTTTCTTTGAAGGGAAAGGATGCCGATTTTTTTTAGATGCCAAACCCTCTGTTTTCTCTCCCGTCGCTGAGTTTGTGCGACACTATCCTATCCACTCCACTCACGTAATTGCTCATATCCGCAAAGCAACTCAAGGCAAAGTTACTTTGGAAAACTGCCATCCCTTCCGTCGTGAACTGTGGGGAAGATACTGGGTATTTGCCCACAATGGAGATTTGCCAGGTTTTGATCCTAAAGACTTTAGTTTTTATCAACCTGTAGGTAACACCGATAGTGAAAAAGCTTTTTGCCTCATACTGGAAAGATTTCGAGAATATTTTCCTCAGAAAAAGCCTCCTTTGGAGAAACTTTACTCAGTACTTAAGGAAGTCAGTGAAAAATTAGCACAAAAAGGTATTTTTAACTACTTACTTTCCGATGGCGAACACTTTTTTGCTCACTGCTCAACAAAACTCAGCTACATCGTACGTCAAGCGCCCTTTGCAGCGGCTCATTTAATTGACCAAGACGTGACTGTTGATTTTAGTGAATTGACCAGTCCAAGCGATCGCGTTGCTGTCATCGCCACCACTCCTCTAACTGACAACGAAGTCTGGACGCAAATCCTCCCCGGAGAACTGCTAGTCTTTCAAGATGGGTTACCTCATAAGTTTCCATAG